From Gallus gallus isolate bGalGal1 chromosome 14, bGalGal1.mat.broiler.GRCg7b, whole genome shotgun sequence, one genomic window encodes:
- the GDE1 gene encoding glycerophosphodiester phosphodiesterase 1 isoform X1, whose amino-acid sequence MLCGGDVLLGALTALLGALLAVSRSPALAALLTAGPFLLLHVFSLEPASPHSARRVLRPHGAPARIAHRGGAHDAPENTLAAVRQAAENGATGVELDLEFTADGVPILMHDETVERTTDGSGRLCDLTFAEIRKLNPSAKHRLWSKFQGEKVPTLREAVVESLQHNLTIYFDVKGHANQAVDALKQLYLEFPRLYNSSIVCSFMPDVVYKMRQADRNVVTALTYRPWQLSHFGDGTPRFSSFWKHYLYMMLDVILDWSLHSFLWRLCGVSAFLIQKNFVSQDYVRHWSSKGIQVVAWTVNTFAEKTYYETILESSYITDSLVEDCDPHY is encoded by the exons ATGTTGTGCGGCGGGGACGTGCTGCTGGGCGCTCTGACGGCGCTGCTGGGCGCGCTGCTGGCGGTGAGCCGCAGCCCGGCGCTGGCGGCCCTGCTGACGGCGggccccttcctgctgctgcacgtCTTCAGCCTGGAGCCCGCCTCGCCGCACAGCGCGCGGCGCGTCCTGCGGCCCCACGGCGCCCCCGCCCGCATCGCCCACCGCGGCGGCGCGCACGACGCCCCCGAGAACACTCTGGCGGCCGTCCGACAG gcagCTGAAAATGGAGCAACGGGTGTTGAACTGGACCTTGAATTTACTGCGGACGGTGTTCCCATTCTAATGCATGATGAAACAGTAGAAAGGACAACGGATGGGTCTGGAAGATTGTGTGACCTGACTTTTGCTGAAATTAGGAAGCTTAATCCATCTGCAAAACATAGGCTATG GAGCAAATTCCAGGGTGAAAAGGTACCAACTCTGAGAGAGGCTGTAGTGGAGTCTTTGCAGCACAATCTTACAATCTACTTTGATGTCAAAGGCCATGCAAATCAG GCAGTTGATGCCCTAAAACAACTCTACCTGGAATTTCCTCGTTTGTATAACAGCAGCATAGTCTGTTCTTTCATGCCAGATGTTGTTTATAAG ATGAGACAAGCTGACAGAAACGTGGTAACAGCACTAACATACAGGCCTTGGCAGCTGAGTCACTTTGGAGATGGGACACCTCGCTTCAGTTCCTTCTGGAAACATTATTTGTATATGATGTTGGATGTCATTCTAGATTGGAGCCTACACAGCTTCTTGTGGCGGTTATGTGGGGTTTCAGCCTTCCTCATCCAGAagaattttgtttctca AGATTACGTGAGGCACTGGTCCTCAAAAGGAATTCAAGTGGTTGCCTGGACAGTGAacacatttgcagaaaaaacgTACTACGAAACCATCCTTGAATCCAGCTACATCACAGACAGCTTGGTGGAAGACTGTGATCCTCATTACTAG
- the GDE1 gene encoding glycerophosphodiester phosphodiesterase 1 isoform X2: MLCGGDVLLGALTALLGALLAVSRSPALAALLTAGPFLLLHVFSLEPASPHSARRVLRPHGAPARIAHRGGAHDAPENTLAAVRQAAENGATGVELDLEFTADGVPILMHDETVERTTDGSGRLCDLTFAEIRKLNPSAKHRLWSKFQGEKVPTLREAVVESLQHNLTIYFDVKGHANQMRQADRNVVTALTYRPWQLSHFGDGTPRFSSFWKHYLYMMLDVILDWSLHSFLWRLCGVSAFLIQKNFVSQDYVRHWSSKGIQVVAWTVNTFAEKTYYETILESSYITDSLVEDCDPHY, from the exons ATGTTGTGCGGCGGGGACGTGCTGCTGGGCGCTCTGACGGCGCTGCTGGGCGCGCTGCTGGCGGTGAGCCGCAGCCCGGCGCTGGCGGCCCTGCTGACGGCGggccccttcctgctgctgcacgtCTTCAGCCTGGAGCCCGCCTCGCCGCACAGCGCGCGGCGCGTCCTGCGGCCCCACGGCGCCCCCGCCCGCATCGCCCACCGCGGCGGCGCGCACGACGCCCCCGAGAACACTCTGGCGGCCGTCCGACAG gcagCTGAAAATGGAGCAACGGGTGTTGAACTGGACCTTGAATTTACTGCGGACGGTGTTCCCATTCTAATGCATGATGAAACAGTAGAAAGGACAACGGATGGGTCTGGAAGATTGTGTGACCTGACTTTTGCTGAAATTAGGAAGCTTAATCCATCTGCAAAACATAGGCTATG GAGCAAATTCCAGGGTGAAAAGGTACCAACTCTGAGAGAGGCTGTAGTGGAGTCTTTGCAGCACAATCTTACAATCTACTTTGATGTCAAAGGCCATGCAAATCAG ATGAGACAAGCTGACAGAAACGTGGTAACAGCACTAACATACAGGCCTTGGCAGCTGAGTCACTTTGGAGATGGGACACCTCGCTTCAGTTCCTTCTGGAAACATTATTTGTATATGATGTTGGATGTCATTCTAGATTGGAGCCTACACAGCTTCTTGTGGCGGTTATGTGGGGTTTCAGCCTTCCTCATCCAGAagaattttgtttctca AGATTACGTGAGGCACTGGTCCTCAAAAGGAATTCAAGTGGTTGCCTGGACAGTGAacacatttgcagaaaaaacgTACTACGAAACCATCCTTGAATCCAGCTACATCACAGACAGCTTGGTGGAAGACTGTGATCCTCATTACTAG
- the GDE1 gene encoding glycerophosphodiester phosphodiesterase 1 isoform X3: MADRRVRAWRRWGGAALPDTRCLTPDPGHPMPARAENGATGVELDLEFTADGVPILMHDETVERTTDGSGRLCDLTFAEIRKLNPSAKHRLWSKFQGEKVPTLREAVVESLQHNLTIYFDVKGHANQAVDALKQLYLEFPRLYNSSIVCSFMPDVVYKMRQADRNVVTALTYRPWQLSHFGDGTPRFSSFWKHYLYMMLDVILDWSLHSFLWRLCGVSAFLIQKNFVSQDYVRHWSSKGIQVVAWTVNTFAEKTYYETILESSYITDSLVEDCDPHY; the protein is encoded by the exons ATGGCGGACAGACGCGTGAGAGCCTGGCGGCGCtggggcggcgcggcgctgccggACACCCGATGTCTGACACCCGATCCCGGACACCCGATGCCGGCTCGAG CTGAAAATGGAGCAACGGGTGTTGAACTGGACCTTGAATTTACTGCGGACGGTGTTCCCATTCTAATGCATGATGAAACAGTAGAAAGGACAACGGATGGGTCTGGAAGATTGTGTGACCTGACTTTTGCTGAAATTAGGAAGCTTAATCCATCTGCAAAACATAGGCTATG GAGCAAATTCCAGGGTGAAAAGGTACCAACTCTGAGAGAGGCTGTAGTGGAGTCTTTGCAGCACAATCTTACAATCTACTTTGATGTCAAAGGCCATGCAAATCAG GCAGTTGATGCCCTAAAACAACTCTACCTGGAATTTCCTCGTTTGTATAACAGCAGCATAGTCTGTTCTTTCATGCCAGATGTTGTTTATAAG ATGAGACAAGCTGACAGAAACGTGGTAACAGCACTAACATACAGGCCTTGGCAGCTGAGTCACTTTGGAGATGGGACACCTCGCTTCAGTTCCTTCTGGAAACATTATTTGTATATGATGTTGGATGTCATTCTAGATTGGAGCCTACACAGCTTCTTGTGGCGGTTATGTGGGGTTTCAGCCTTCCTCATCCAGAagaattttgtttctca AGATTACGTGAGGCACTGGTCCTCAAAAGGAATTCAAGTGGTTGCCTGGACAGTGAacacatttgcagaaaaaacgTACTACGAAACCATCCTTGAATCCAGCTACATCACAGACAGCTTGGTGGAAGACTGTGATCCTCATTACTAG
- the GDE1 gene encoding glycerophosphodiester phosphodiesterase 1 isoform X5: MESALSPFAGDTKPEEMSICLRAAENGATGVELDLEFTADGVPILMHDETVERTTDGSGRLCDLTFAEIRKLNPSAKHRLWSKFQGEKVPTLREAVVESLQHNLTIYFDVKGHANQAVDALKQLYLEFPRLYNSSIVCSFMPDVVYKMRQADRNVVTALTYRPWQLSHFGDGTPRFSSFWKHYLYMMLDVILDWSLHSFLWRLCGVSAFLIQKNFVSQDYVRHWSSKGIQVVAWTVNTFAEKTYYETILESSYITDSLVEDCDPHY, translated from the exons ATGGAGAGCGCCCTCAGTCcgtttgcaggtgacaccaaacCGGAGGAAatgtcgatctgcctgagg gcagCTGAAAATGGAGCAACGGGTGTTGAACTGGACCTTGAATTTACTGCGGACGGTGTTCCCATTCTAATGCATGATGAAACAGTAGAAAGGACAACGGATGGGTCTGGAAGATTGTGTGACCTGACTTTTGCTGAAATTAGGAAGCTTAATCCATCTGCAAAACATAGGCTATG GAGCAAATTCCAGGGTGAAAAGGTACCAACTCTGAGAGAGGCTGTAGTGGAGTCTTTGCAGCACAATCTTACAATCTACTTTGATGTCAAAGGCCATGCAAATCAG GCAGTTGATGCCCTAAAACAACTCTACCTGGAATTTCCTCGTTTGTATAACAGCAGCATAGTCTGTTCTTTCATGCCAGATGTTGTTTATAAG ATGAGACAAGCTGACAGAAACGTGGTAACAGCACTAACATACAGGCCTTGGCAGCTGAGTCACTTTGGAGATGGGACACCTCGCTTCAGTTCCTTCTGGAAACATTATTTGTATATGATGTTGGATGTCATTCTAGATTGGAGCCTACACAGCTTCTTGTGGCGGTTATGTGGGGTTTCAGCCTTCCTCATCCAGAagaattttgtttctca AGATTACGTGAGGCACTGGTCCTCAAAAGGAATTCAAGTGGTTGCCTGGACAGTGAacacatttgcagaaaaaacgTACTACGAAACCATCCTTGAATCCAGCTACATCACAGACAGCTTGGTGGAAGACTGTGATCCTCATTACTAG
- the GDE1 gene encoding glycerophosphodiester phosphodiesterase 1 isoform X4 produces the protein MHDETVERTTDGSGRLCDLTFAEIRKLNPSAKHRLWSKFQGEKVPTLREAVVESLQHNLTIYFDVKGHANQAVDALKQLYLEFPRLYNSSIVCSFMPDVVYKMRQADRNVVTALTYRPWQLSHFGDGTPRFSSFWKHYLYMMLDVILDWSLHSFLWRLCGVSAFLIQKNFVSQDYVRHWSSKGIQVVAWTVNTFAEKTYYETILESSYITDSLVEDCDPHY, from the exons ATGCATGATGAAACAGTAGAAAGGACAACGGATGGGTCTGGAAGATTGTGTGACCTGACTTTTGCTGAAATTAGGAAGCTTAATCCATCTGCAAAACATAGGCTATG GAGCAAATTCCAGGGTGAAAAGGTACCAACTCTGAGAGAGGCTGTAGTGGAGTCTTTGCAGCACAATCTTACAATCTACTTTGATGTCAAAGGCCATGCAAATCAG GCAGTTGATGCCCTAAAACAACTCTACCTGGAATTTCCTCGTTTGTATAACAGCAGCATAGTCTGTTCTTTCATGCCAGATGTTGTTTATAAG ATGAGACAAGCTGACAGAAACGTGGTAACAGCACTAACATACAGGCCTTGGCAGCTGAGTCACTTTGGAGATGGGACACCTCGCTTCAGTTCCTTCTGGAAACATTATTTGTATATGATGTTGGATGTCATTCTAGATTGGAGCCTACACAGCTTCTTGTGGCGGTTATGTGGGGTTTCAGCCTTCCTCATCCAGAagaattttgtttctca AGATTACGTGAGGCACTGGTCCTCAAAAGGAATTCAAGTGGTTGCCTGGACAGTGAacacatttgcagaaaaaacgTACTACGAAACCATCCTTGAATCCAGCTACATCACAGACAGCTTGGTGGAAGACTGTGATCCTCATTACTAG